The following are encoded together in the Proteiniphilum saccharofermentans genome:
- a CDS encoding diacylglycerol/lipid kinase family protein, which produces MAKEKICLIINPISGTDSKKNIPEEVAAAFDQRKYDLFIRITGYPDHATEIARKAAKKNYKYVLVAGGDGTVNEVAKSLVHTNTTLGIIPSGSGNGLARELGIPLDTEKAIKIILREHTRTIDYGMANGHIFFCTCGFGFDAFISDRFAEGKKRGPLGYVRNILESVVDFRSEEYEITTDNGTITERAFILTCANASQYGNDAHIAPGASMDDGMMNVSILKPLNAIEVPQTTIQLFTNNIDKNSKMTSLITRNLLIKRSRAGMMHVDGEPVSTGNEIKVETIHKGLKVLAPDNGLRGKKRRESENIFNSLTRWFN; this is translated from the coding sequence ATGGCAAAAGAAAAGATATGTCTCATTATTAACCCTATTTCAGGTACGGACTCCAAGAAAAACATCCCTGAGGAAGTAGCGGCAGCATTTGATCAACGGAAGTATGACCTCTTTATCCGTATCACCGGTTATCCCGATCATGCCACCGAGATAGCCCGCAAAGCAGCAAAGAAGAATTACAAATACGTACTTGTGGCCGGCGGCGACGGTACGGTCAATGAAGTAGCCAAATCGCTGGTGCATACCAATACCACGCTGGGAATTATTCCATCCGGATCGGGTAACGGGCTGGCCAGGGAACTGGGTATTCCACTGGATACCGAGAAGGCCATCAAGATCATCCTCCGGGAACATACGCGTACTATCGATTACGGCATGGCTAACGGCCATATCTTTTTCTGCACCTGCGGTTTCGGCTTCGATGCTTTTATCAGCGACCGGTTTGCAGAAGGCAAAAAGCGGGGCCCACTGGGTTACGTGCGTAATATCCTTGAGAGTGTGGTCGATTTCCGTTCGGAAGAGTACGAGATTACCACCGACAATGGAACTATAACCGAGCGCGCTTTCATACTGACATGTGCCAATGCATCGCAGTATGGCAACGACGCGCATATCGCACCGGGAGCCAGTATGGATGACGGCATGATGAATGTATCCATATTGAAACCTCTCAATGCCATCGAAGTACCTCAAACGACCATCCAGCTCTTTACGAACAATATCGACAAGAACAGTAAGATGACCTCTTTAATCACCCGCAACCTTCTTATTAAACGCTCCCGTGCCGGGATGATGCATGTGGATGGTGAGCCGGTGAGTACCGGCAATGAAATCAAGGTAGAAACTATCCATAAAGGGTTAAAAGTACTTGCTCCTGACAATGGTCTCCGTGGAAAAAAGCGGAGAGAGAGTGAAAATATCTTCAACTCCCTCACCCGCTGGTTTAATTAG
- a CDS encoding tetratricopeptide repeat-containing sensor histidine kinase produces the protein MEEAPDSIGFYEALNTYGLAWFVADQPDSARMAAGRVLTFAAQQEPSDRIHLLTAMSYNSMGNCYGLTRQQDSALYCFMLALHYYELTSEREKAPDVCINIADMHMRKGDFANSAFYYRKALSISDSLGMTDQTGFPVYTGLGQLYMELRDFDLSDHYFRLAENQYKRQTLNEQFFYCNTRGNYYFFKEEYGNALPWFEKGKALVVPGGYRFSENLVNVNLGEIYFHLDKPDSVRYYLDKAHAYFSAINEQTFLYHIGTIRAGMALKDNDPRLARRYLQNSAATGIEPSLTGIRNKYIQDYFARTGDFKQAYSYLLKNRAMDDSIRSERTMMRIAEIDMRYGQDTTLMKKEMLIQTQASNIRSLRMRSFVWVTVSLLIVAMAVIVSLVMKKQKDLQSMIFHDQMTKLKLSNIRNRISPHFVFNVLNREISSAEDAGHSHLKGLVMLLRRSLELTAQTYVTLAQELEFARAYISLEQESLGDGFRLEWHIDPHIDTTAVFVPPMIIQIPVENAIKHALRQKEGEKRLSVRVENEGNGFRILIQDNGPGYSPGKRDPSAGTGTGLKVLYQSIDLFNHKNKEKILFRILRSDEEGLGGTKVSVYIPNNYKFENV, from the coding sequence ATGGAAGAAGCGCCCGACAGCATCGGTTTCTACGAGGCACTTAACACTTACGGTTTGGCCTGGTTCGTGGCGGATCAACCCGACTCGGCGCGGATGGCTGCCGGCCGGGTACTGACATTTGCGGCACAACAAGAACCGTCTGACCGCATCCATCTCCTTACGGCAATGTCCTATAACTCCATGGGGAACTGCTACGGCCTCACCAGGCAACAAGATTCGGCGCTCTATTGTTTCATGCTGGCCTTACACTACTACGAACTGACGAGCGAGCGTGAAAAAGCCCCCGATGTCTGTATCAATATCGCCGATATGCACATGCGAAAAGGAGATTTCGCCAACAGCGCGTTCTATTACCGGAAAGCACTGTCCATCAGCGATTCACTGGGCATGACGGATCAAACCGGGTTCCCTGTCTATACAGGATTGGGACAACTATATATGGAATTACGGGACTTCGACCTCTCCGACCATTATTTCCGGCTTGCGGAAAATCAATATAAAAGGCAGACGCTGAATGAGCAATTCTTTTACTGCAATACCCGAGGAAATTATTACTTCTTTAAGGAAGAATACGGGAACGCCCTCCCTTGGTTCGAAAAAGGGAAAGCATTGGTCGTCCCCGGCGGATACCGGTTTTCCGAAAACCTGGTCAATGTGAACCTCGGGGAAATTTATTTCCACCTGGACAAGCCCGATTCGGTACGCTATTACCTGGACAAGGCGCATGCCTATTTCTCAGCCATCAATGAACAGACATTCCTTTACCATATCGGGACGATCAGGGCAGGCATGGCCTTGAAAGACAATGACCCGCGACTGGCGCGGCGTTACCTGCAAAACAGCGCCGCCACAGGGATAGAACCAAGCCTTACGGGCATTCGAAACAAGTATATACAAGATTATTTTGCCCGTACGGGCGACTTCAAACAAGCATACTCCTATCTGTTGAAAAACAGGGCGATGGACGATTCAATCCGTTCGGAACGGACCATGATGCGCATCGCCGAAATAGATATGCGCTATGGCCAGGATACCACCCTTATGAAAAAAGAAATGCTTATCCAAACCCAGGCATCCAATATAAGGTCGCTCCGGATGAGGAGCTTCGTATGGGTAACGGTCAGCCTGTTGATCGTGGCTATGGCGGTAATTGTGTCTCTGGTCATGAAAAAGCAGAAAGACCTGCAATCGATGATCTTTCATGACCAGATGACCAAACTCAAATTATCCAATATCCGCAACCGTATATCCCCCCATTTCGTATTCAACGTGCTCAACAGGGAAATAAGTTCCGCGGAAGACGCCGGACACTCCCACCTGAAGGGCCTGGTGATGTTGCTGCGAAGAAGCCTTGAACTGACCGCACAGACTTATGTGACGCTTGCACAGGAACTGGAGTTCGCCCGGGCATATATCAGTCTGGAGCAGGAAAGCCTCGGCGATGGCTTCCGGCTCGAATGGCACATCGATCCGCATATCGACACAACAGCCGTTTTCGTACCTCCGATGATCATCCAGATACCGGTGGAAAACGCCATCAAACATGCTTTACGCCAAAAAGAGGGAGAAAAAAGACTATCCGTCCGTGTGGAAAACGAAGGGAATGGCTTCCGCATCCTCATCCAGGATAACGGTCCCGGTTATTCGCCGGGGAAAAGGGACCCATCGGCGGGCACCGGTACCGGACTAAAAGTATTATACCAGAGTATAGACCTGTTCAACCACAAAAACAAGGAAAAGATACTCTTCCGCATCCTTCGTTCGGACGAAGAGGGGTTGGGTGGAACAAAGGTCTCGGTTTACATACCGAATAATTATAAGTTCGAAAACGTTTGA
- a CDS encoding LytR/AlgR family response regulator transcription factor: protein MIHKMYTVAVVDDEPVCIRNLRQSLAGFPELTLVGESRKAEEGIKLVLEKTPDLLFLDVELPEMSGVELLHNLQYRITWPMQVVFYTSYQKYWLDALRESAFDYLLKPYGHEEFSLIIRRFFEHATRQKNLQFFDRKFSELLPANQIFMVPDVTGYQLLRINQIGYFTYINSQRQWNAALTDGKQVSLRRNTKAGDILEASSSFVQINQRQIINLNYLCTIRGTNCHLVPPFDGEENLCVSRNYMKTLQEKFYQI from the coding sequence ATGATACACAAAATGTACACCGTGGCGGTGGTCGATGATGAACCGGTCTGCATCCGGAACCTGCGCCAATCGTTGGCAGGCTTTCCCGAATTAACCCTCGTGGGGGAATCCCGGAAAGCGGAAGAGGGGATCAAGCTGGTACTGGAAAAAACCCCCGACCTGCTTTTCCTCGACGTGGAACTGCCTGAAATGAGCGGAGTGGAACTGTTACATAACTTGCAATACCGCATTACATGGCCTATGCAGGTGGTGTTTTATACATCCTACCAGAAATATTGGCTCGACGCCTTACGGGAATCCGCTTTCGATTACCTGCTTAAGCCCTATGGGCATGAAGAATTCTCATTGATCATCCGTCGTTTTTTTGAACACGCAACCAGACAAAAGAATCTACAGTTTTTCGACCGGAAATTTTCCGAATTGCTGCCGGCAAACCAGATCTTTATGGTGCCTGATGTTACAGGATACCAATTGCTCCGCATAAACCAGATCGGCTATTTCACTTATATCAATTCGCAACGTCAATGGAATGCTGCTTTGACCGACGGTAAACAGGTTTCGTTAAGAAGAAACACAAAGGCGGGCGATATATTGGAGGCTTCTTCTTCGTTCGTTCAGATCAACCAACGCCAAATCATCAACCTGAATTATCTTTGCACGATCAGGGGAACGAACTGCCACCTGGTCCCTCCGTTCGACGGGGAGGAAAACCTTTGCGTATCACGAAACTATATGAAGACTTTACAGGAAAAGTTTTATCAAATCTGA
- a CDS encoding sodium:solute symporter, translating to MQSTFILIVIFVYFAVLMLISWLTSRKGSGNDTFFRANKSSKWYVVAIAMVGTSISGVTFVSVPGMVRNLDMSYMQMVFGFFFGYLVIAYVLLPLYYRLNLTTIYGYLDQRYGSKSYKTGAWFFLISKIVGAAARLYLVAFILQTLVFDAWGIPFVVTVIGIILVIWLYSHKSGIKTIIWTDWLQTILFITALILIVWQIAVRLNLDLSGVVTTISNSPHSRIFIFDDWASTQNFFKQFFSGMFITIVMTGLDQDQMQKNLTIRTLKDAQKNVVSYGLAFAPINFLFLCLGVLLITYAGQNGIVLPEVSDNILPVIASEYLGQTVLGIFVVGIVAAAFSSADSALTALTTSFCVDILNMKAVSQTKAQEQKDIRTRRMVHVGVSASFVLIILLIEAIGSDSIITAIYKLASYTYGPLLGLYVFGLYSKVKPVDRWVPYVAIAAPVLCFIIEMVMQQLFSYQVGYELLLMNGLFTGLGLWMVSHVKKGGKGEWTIDNGK from the coding sequence ATGCAATCCACTTTTATCCTGATTGTAATCTTCGTTTATTTCGCCGTGTTGATGCTCATTTCCTGGCTCACCAGCCGGAAAGGATCGGGCAATGATACTTTCTTCCGTGCCAATAAATCGTCCAAATGGTATGTGGTGGCTATCGCGATGGTTGGCACATCGATTTCGGGAGTGACTTTTGTTTCAGTGCCGGGGATGGTGCGAAATCTGGATATGTCGTATATGCAGATGGTGTTCGGGTTTTTCTTCGGCTATCTGGTGATTGCCTATGTGTTGCTGCCACTTTATTACCGGTTGAACCTGACCACGATTTATGGTTATCTGGATCAACGGTACGGATCGAAATCCTATAAGACGGGCGCATGGTTTTTCCTGATCTCGAAAATCGTGGGTGCGGCGGCACGACTCTATCTGGTGGCTTTTATCCTGCAGACGCTGGTGTTTGACGCCTGGGGAATTCCTTTCGTGGTGACGGTGATAGGGATTATTCTGGTGATCTGGCTTTACAGCCACAAGAGCGGCATCAAGACGATTATATGGACAGACTGGCTGCAGACAATACTTTTTATTACAGCATTGATATTGATTGTTTGGCAGATAGCTGTGCGATTGAATCTGGATCTGAGTGGTGTAGTGACGACGATCTCGAATAGTCCGCATTCACGCATTTTTATCTTTGACGACTGGGCAAGCACTCAGAATTTCTTCAAACAGTTCTTTAGCGGGATGTTTATCACTATCGTGATGACGGGACTGGATCAGGACCAGATGCAGAAGAACCTGACGATCCGCACGTTGAAGGATGCACAGAAGAATGTGGTGTCGTACGGGTTGGCGTTTGCACCCATTAATTTCCTTTTTCTTTGTTTAGGAGTGTTGTTGATTACCTATGCAGGACAGAATGGTATTGTGTTGCCGGAAGTATCCGATAATATTTTACCGGTAATTGCCAGTGAATACCTGGGTCAGACGGTGTTGGGGATTTTTGTTGTAGGGATTGTTGCCGCAGCCTTTTCAAGTGCCGACTCGGCACTGACGGCGCTTACCACGTCATTCTGTGTGGATATCCTGAATATGAAGGCGGTTTCTCAGACAAAAGCACAGGAACAGAAGGATATCCGTACCAGAAGGATGGTGCATGTGGGGGTTAGTGCGTCATTTGTGCTTATCATACTGTTGATCGAAGCAATTGGGTCGGACAGTATCATCACTGCCATCTATAAATTGGCCTCTTACACATACGGGCCATTGCTGGGTCTCTATGTCTTCGGGTTATACAGTAAAGTGAAGCCGGTGGACAGATGGGTACCCTATGTGGCTATTGCCGCACCCGTACTCTGTTTTATCATTGAAATGGTGATGCAACAGCTATTCAGTTACCAGGTAGGTTATGAACTGCTGCTGATGAACGGTCTATTCACCGGACTGGGGCTTTGGATGGTTTCACATGTGAAAAAAGGTGGGAAGGGGGAATGGACAATTGACAATGGAAAGTGA
- a CDS encoding response regulator: MNTDQKECRILLVDDHELILDGLSQILKKAFARGEIIGFSNALQVFDEIKRGTYDLYIIDLQLKEMSGFELITAIRTTQPNARIIVATMHEEVWTINRLAEMNVDGIVLKSSASGHIVQAVNTVLSGDRYLCPRFSHLKNQYVSKYMSRTKKKTPLTAQEKLILKYIVDGQTSREMAETLSLSENTIETHRKNLFVKLDVRNAAQLVSVALSTGIVNDKFPI, translated from the coding sequence ATGAATACGGATCAGAAGGAGTGCAGGATCTTATTGGTAGATGATCATGAGTTGATTCTTGATGGGCTTAGCCAGATATTAAAAAAAGCTTTTGCCCGGGGGGAAATTATCGGATTTTCAAACGCCTTGCAAGTGTTTGATGAGATAAAAAGAGGGACATACGACCTCTATATTATCGACTTACAATTGAAAGAGATGTCCGGCTTCGAACTGATCACCGCCATCCGTACGACACAACCCAATGCGCGTATTATCGTCGCCACTATGCACGAAGAGGTGTGGACCATCAACCGGCTGGCGGAAATGAACGTGGACGGTATCGTCCTGAAGAGTTCGGCATCCGGACATATCGTACAGGCGGTAAATACAGTATTGTCGGGCGACAGGTATCTTTGTCCCCGTTTTTCGCATTTAAAGAACCAGTATGTTTCGAAATATATGTCCCGGACAAAGAAAAAGACACCGCTCACCGCACAAGAGAAACTTATCCTCAAATATATTGTGGACGGACAAACTTCCCGCGAAATGGCCGAAACGCTTTCGTTGAGCGAGAACACAATAGAAACGCATCGAAAGAACCTGTTCGTCAAGCTCGATGTCCGCAACGCGGCGCAATTGGTGTCCGTGGCTTTATCAACCGGGATTGTGAATGATAAATTTCCAATTTGA
- the atpG gene encoding ATP synthase F1 subunit gamma, with product MAQLKEIKNRIQSVRSTQKITSAMMMISSARLVKTQRLIQSLYPYEQSLYRMLQLLAAGREESIDSPFLQTRAVKRVAIVAFSSNTGLAGRFNDDIAEKLKKVVANYMPLGKENILLYPIGEKVAKAVRSMGFKPQGDYSAISESPFYHNAQQIAGKLMEMYQKGEIDHVELIYHHFLTKGSQVIINEPFLPIEPKIPDGEKSAPNYIVEPDRRTILTQLIPKILKVKFYTAHLDSVTSEHAARMTAMRIATDNADDLSEELTLEYNKLRQQSITNELLDIVGGSFGNA from the coding sequence ATGGCACAACTGAAAGAAATAAAAAACAGGATACAGTCAGTGCGATCCACACAAAAAATCACATCGGCCATGATGATGATATCTTCTGCCCGGTTGGTGAAGACTCAACGCCTCATCCAGAGCCTCTACCCCTATGAGCAGAGTCTGTACCGGATGTTACAGTTGCTTGCCGCAGGCCGGGAAGAGAGTATCGATTCCCCTTTCCTGCAAACACGTGCCGTCAAACGGGTCGCCATCGTGGCATTTTCCTCCAATACCGGATTGGCCGGCAGGTTCAACGACGATATTGCTGAAAAACTAAAAAAAGTAGTGGCCAACTATATGCCGCTGGGAAAAGAAAATATTCTTCTTTATCCTATTGGGGAGAAAGTGGCAAAAGCGGTACGGAGTATGGGATTCAAACCGCAAGGAGATTACAGTGCGATTAGTGAAAGTCCCTTTTATCATAACGCGCAACAGATTGCCGGAAAACTGATGGAGATGTATCAGAAAGGAGAAATAGACCATGTGGAGTTAATCTACCACCACTTCCTCACTAAAGGTTCGCAGGTGATAATCAACGAGCCGTTCCTCCCTATCGAACCGAAAATACCCGATGGAGAAAAATCTGCTCCAAACTATATAGTGGAGCCCGACAGGAGAACCATTCTCACGCAACTCATTCCTAAGATCCTGAAAGTAAAATTCTATACCGCACATCTCGACTCGGTCACCTCGGAGCACGCCGCACGTATGACGGCCATGCGGATAGCTACCGACAATGCGGATGATCTCAGTGAAGAACTTACGCTGGAATACAACAAATTGCGACAGCAATCCATCACCAACGAATTGCTCGACATTGTCGGCGGCTCGTTCGGTAACGCCTAA
- a CDS encoding BT1926 family outer membrane beta-barrel protein: MNSIKFLLTAIMPLFCFTVLAQTGNGPAKGNVTLSATVSYNSYASIEAPEGALDSYETAAFSTNWSDKKLQVGFEAGWFVSDTWKLNLGGGLHFAYTPGYTGVPGTGDVANGGIPDYRAVPNTRTFVYNVSAGADRYFPTRIDNLYWYSGLRVGFAYGLNEKKYDEAESMGKSIGETWNLRAAFTSGIDYFVLPALYIGVQIDPLAYTYGMSGIQPQPGLKQLQADSHGIGFLAAPTIKIGFVL, translated from the coding sequence ATGAATAGTATAAAATTTTTACTGACAGCCATCATGCCCCTGTTTTGTTTCACGGTGCTCGCCCAGACAGGCAACGGGCCTGCCAAAGGCAATGTCACGCTCTCGGCGACCGTGAGTTACAACAGCTATGCAAGCATCGAGGCGCCGGAAGGCGCCCTCGATAGCTATGAAACGGCTGCATTTTCCACGAATTGGAGCGATAAAAAACTGCAGGTCGGTTTCGAAGCCGGCTGGTTTGTAAGCGACACGTGGAAACTGAATCTGGGCGGAGGGCTTCATTTCGCATATACCCCCGGTTATACCGGCGTTCCGGGTACCGGCGACGTGGCAAACGGTGGAATACCGGATTACCGTGCGGTGCCCAACACGCGGACATTCGTCTATAATGTTTCTGCGGGAGCCGACAGGTATTTCCCAACCCGAATCGATAACCTGTATTGGTACAGCGGGTTGCGCGTGGGGTTTGCTTACGGGCTGAATGAGAAGAAGTATGATGAGGCGGAATCCATGGGGAAGTCCATCGGTGAGACCTGGAACCTGCGAGCGGCGTTTACGTCGGGCATCGATTATTTTGTTCTGCCCGCATTGTATATCGGCGTTCAGATAGACCCGCTGGCTTATACCTACGGAATGTCGGGTATCCAGCCGCAACCGGGACTGAAACAATTACAGGCGGACAGCCATGGCATCGGCTTTTTAGCGGCGCCGACCATAAAGATAGGATTTGTCCTGTAA
- a CDS encoding DUF4160 domain-containing protein, whose protein sequence is MPTLFIIFGLRFYFYADEHLPIHIHIENGDGRAKINIDPIKTVYNKGIKPQDIKKAIRIIETYQDEIIEKWNEFHGE, encoded by the coding sequence ATGCCGACATTATTTATTATTTTCGGGTTACGGTTTTACTTTTACGCAGACGAACACCTGCCAATACATATTCATATTGAAAATGGGGATGGCAGGGCAAAAATAAATATTGATCCCATTAAAACGGTGTATAACAAAGGAATAAAACCTCAAGATATAAAAAAAGCAATAAGGATTATTGAAACCTATCAAGATGAAATTATTGAAAAGTGGAATGAATTTCACGGGGAATGA
- a CDS encoding DUF2442 domain-containing protein, which yields MMETIKNIWFADGRIYVQTSAGDTYSRPLEAFPQLKDATDSQRSNFRIGKFLDDVRWEELDEDIHISSFFDTAEPDTDNEIAHIFNRFPQLNVSEVARSMGINKSLLAKYIYGIKKPSAERTRQIKAALHLLGRELTAV from the coding sequence ATGATGGAAACAATAAAAAATATATGGTTTGCCGATGGGCGTATTTATGTGCAGACTTCTGCGGGGGATACCTACAGTCGTCCGTTAGAAGCGTTTCCACAATTGAAAGATGCCACCGATAGCCAACGTAGCAATTTCCGTATAGGAAAATTTCTGGATGATGTGCGGTGGGAGGAACTGGACGAGGATATTCACATCAGCAGTTTTTTTGATACGGCAGAGCCGGATACTGACAACGAAATAGCACACATATTCAACCGTTTTCCACAGCTTAACGTGTCGGAAGTGGCACGCAGCATGGGGATAAATAAAAGCCTGTTGGCAAAATATATTTACGGCATAAAAAAACCATCAGCAGAACGCACCAGGCAGATAAAAGCCGCGCTGCATCTTCTGGGTAGAGAACTTACAGCCGTGTAA
- a CDS encoding tetratricopeptide repeat protein produces MKILSTLLFLFLAMFVFPQEKPTLDIFLEQIADNKLTMDEKYALIQSTGHLALTEQITMKKALLEWAKKENDKAKLITLYSMLNNLYHNSKEHEIGKIYLDSAMLYVDKTNNVDALGALYYQLGNYYYTVSDITTAHTHYYKAIEYYEQSETKQVLLSMIYYRVGSEYIEREDTLSAGRIVPKMLAIELDEPFKIYYDNINSFAASYFHLKAEKDPLNIEAYLDSSLYYLRKAVDIYHSHIDIAPNPGGARRLVCQNYYRIAKTLQERGDIDGAWENLKKGEQLLVNDPSTESKYLVAKGMLQTKRGELDEAEVSLKQAEAYHESGELSAPGRELSIIYAGLANLYAAKKQYGAAYEYKQKENRLITQINDTERYNIIKELETKHEVEKKEESIRQLTEVNEYQQKVKCKRQLNKIKSVKQLEG; encoded by the coding sequence ATGAAAATCTTGTCAACTTTACTGTTTCTATTCCTTGCCATGTTCGTATTCCCGCAGGAGAAACCCACTTTAGATATTTTCCTGGAGCAAATTGCAGATAACAAATTGACAATGGATGAGAAATACGCGTTAATCCAGTCCACTGGTCATCTGGCGCTCACAGAGCAAATAACCATGAAAAAAGCCCTGTTGGAATGGGCGAAAAAAGAAAATGACAAAGCAAAATTGATTACGCTATACAGTATGCTGAACAATCTTTATCACAATTCCAAAGAGCATGAGATCGGGAAGATATATCTGGACAGTGCCATGTTGTACGTAGATAAGACCAACAATGTAGATGCCCTAGGAGCTTTATACTACCAACTGGGAAATTACTATTATACTGTTTCAGATATTACCACTGCCCATACACACTACTACAAAGCGATTGAATACTATGAGCAATCGGAAACCAAGCAGGTACTCCTTTCCATGATATATTACAGGGTCGGGAGTGAATATATTGAAAGGGAGGATACGCTTAGCGCCGGCAGAATAGTGCCTAAAATGCTCGCGATTGAATTGGATGAACCTTTCAAGATATATTATGACAATATCAATTCGTTTGCAGCTTCCTATTTTCATTTGAAAGCCGAAAAAGATCCGCTGAATATAGAAGCATATCTCGACTCATCATTATATTACTTAAGAAAGGCTGTCGATATATACCACAGTCATATTGACATTGCCCCAAATCCAGGTGGAGCCCGCAGGCTCGTATGCCAGAACTATTACAGAATAGCTAAAACCCTACAGGAACGGGGAGATATCGATGGAGCCTGGGAGAATTTAAAAAAAGGCGAACAATTGTTGGTAAACGATCCCTCGACAGAGTCCAAATATCTTGTGGCAAAAGGAATGTTACAGACGAAACGGGGGGAACTGGATGAGGCGGAAGTTTCATTGAAACAAGCGGAAGCATATCATGAAAGTGGTGAATTAAGTGCCCCTGGCCGGGAACTAAGCATTATATATGCCGGGTTAGCTAATCTTTATGCCGCAAAAAAGCAATATGGGGCAGCTTATGAGTACAAACAGAAAGAAAATAGGTTGATAACTCAAATCAACGATACGGAAAGATACAATATCATCAAGGAGTTGGAGACCAAGCATGAAGTGGAGAAAAAAGAAGAGAGTATCCGCCAGTTGACAGAGGTGAACGAGTATCAGCAAAAGGTGAAATGTAAAAGACAACTTAACAAAATAAAATCGGTCAAACAATTGGAGGGATAA
- the yihA gene encoding ribosome biogenesis GTP-binding protein YihA/YsxC — MIIKSAEFVISNSDYRKCPQDGKPEYAFIGRSNVGKSSLINMLTNRKGLAMTSSTPGKTMLINHFLINDEWYLVDLPGYGYARRGKEGRDKLRKIIEDYVLEREAMTNLFVLIDSRHEPQKIDLEFMEWLGENGVPFAIVFTKADKLGSGRLQLNIDAYKEKLLETWEELPPVFVTSSEKGQGREELLSYIEQINSACQ; from the coding sequence ATGATTATAAAAAGTGCAGAATTCGTGATAAGTAACAGCGACTACCGGAAATGTCCACAGGACGGGAAGCCGGAGTATGCGTTTATCGGCCGGTCGAATGTGGGGAAGTCGTCATTGATCAATATGTTGACTAACCGGAAAGGGCTGGCGATGACGTCTTCTACTCCGGGGAAGACGATGCTTATTAACCATTTTCTGATTAATGATGAATGGTATCTGGTGGATTTACCCGGGTACGGTTATGCACGCCGCGGAAAAGAGGGACGGGATAAACTCCGTAAGATCATCGAGGATTATGTCCTGGAGCGGGAAGCGATGACCAACCTTTTTGTACTGATAGACTCACGCCACGAACCGCAGAAGATAGATCTGGAGTTTATGGAGTGGCTGGGAGAGAACGGCGTACCGTTTGCCATCGTCTTTACCAAAGCCGATAAACTTGGTTCGGGGCGTCTGCAACTGAATATCGACGCCTATAAGGAAAAGCTGCTGGAAACCTGGGAGGAGTTGCCGCCTGTCTTTGTCACTTCATCCGAAAAAGGACAGGGCAGGGAAGAGTTGCTCAGCTATATCGAGCAGATCAATAGCGCATGCCAATAG